The Candidatus Binatia bacterium genomic sequence GAAGCCCGAGAGCGCGAGCCCGAAGGGCGAAGGGCACAGGACGTGGAGCGACACGGCAGGCCCCTGGCAGATGGAGTTAGACCCTTAGGGTGGACGGCGAGGGCGGCCTTCGAGCCACAGAAACTATTGCCCTCGCCCGGAGCGGCTCGCACTTGAGGGCTGATCATGTGGATAATCCCACTTATCGCTCTCCCCATTTGAGCTTGTCGCGGAGGATCTCGAAATAACCGCGCGAAGGAGCTTTCACCAACGAAACCGGCACGCCGTAATCTCTCGCCTCGACGATGTCGCCGTCTTTCAAGACCACGCCCTGTTGTCCGTCGGGGCTCAAAAACACCGTATTGCCGCCGGAGCGGACCACGACGCGAATCGTCGATTTGCTGGAGACAACGATCGGCCGGTTGGTCAGCGTATGCGGGCAGATGGGCGAGAGCACGATCGCTCCCAACGACGGATATAGAATCGGCCCGCCGGCGGCGAGCGAATAGGCCGTCGAGCCGGTCGGCGTCGAGATGATGAGCCCGTCGGCTCGGTACGTGCAGAGATATTCTTTGCCGACGTAAGCTTCGA encodes the following:
- a CDS encoding NAD(+)/NADH kinase; amino-acid sequence: GGDGTLLSVARLVERPKVPILGVNLGGLGFMTEVAADELESVLERTLAGDFAVERRMTLEVRVESKRAKPKKFRVLNDAVIAKGARSRIIDLEAYVGKEYLCTYRADGLIISTPTGSTAYSLAAGGPILYPSLGAIVLSPICPHTLTNRPIVVSSKSTIRVVVRSGGNTVFLSPDGQQGVVLKDGDIVEARDYGVPVSLVKAPSRGYFEILRDKLKWGER